CCAAGCGCCTGCTCGAGATCGGCGAGGAAGCGGAGGGGAAGCAGCGCCTCGAAGCGCAGATGATCCTGAACCACAAGGACGCAATAGAGTTTCTGGTGGACGAGGCTGGGAGGATCGGCTTCGATCGCCATACCATCCTCAGTCTTCACGCGCTGCTGGCGGACAACCTGCTTGCCGATTCCCGCGCCGCGGGGCGGCTCCGCCACATCGCCGTCGGTATCGACGGCTCGGTATTTTACCCGCTGGAGACGCCGGCCCTGATCGAAGAGTGCTTCGGTCAGGTTCTTGCCACCGCCGCCGCGATCAGAGAGCCGTTCGAGCAGGCCCTGTTCGTGATGGTGCAGCTTCCCTACCTGCAGCCGTTCGATGATGTGAACAAGCGGGTATCGCGACTCGCTGCCAACATTCCGTTGATCAAGGCCAACCTGGTCCCGCTGTCCTTCGAGGACGTACCGCGCGACCTGTATACCGAAGCGATCCTCGGCGTGTACGAGTTGAAGCGCTTCGAACTGCTGCGTGACGTGTTCATCTGGGCATACGGGCGATCGGCGGCCCGCTACGCTGCCGTAAGGCAGTCCCTGGGAGAACCCGATCCGTTCCGGTTGCAGCACCGCTCGGCGCTGCGCGAGGTGATCGGTACGGTCATTCGCGAGCGCATGAACACGAAGCAGGCCAGTGCCTGGGTCGCCGTGTGGACTCACGATCACATTGAACAACAGCAGCGCGAGCGGTTCCGGGAGGTCGCCGAGAGGGAGCTGCTGAGTCTGCACGAGGGTAATTTCGCGCGCTACCGGGTCAGGCCGTCCGAGTTCGAGGCGTGGCAGGAGGTCTGGACCGGCTCGTAGACACGGGATCACGGCGCCGGTATCACTCTCAGGTCATGAACCGCGCCCAACATCGTGTTCATTTGCACGGGGCCTGGTAGACACGGGACAATGGCGCCGGGTATCAATCACCGGTCATGAACCGCGCGCCCAACATTCTCTTTGTCATGAGCGACGATCATGCGTCGCATGCGATGAGCTGCTACGGCAGCCGCATCAACCGCACCCCGAACCTGGACCGCATCGCGGCCGGCGGGATGCGGTTCGACAACTGCTTCTGCACCAACTCGATCTGCACGCCAAGCCGGGCCACGATCCTGACCGGCACCTACAACCACGTGAACGGGGTCACCACGCTGGCCACCATGATGGACAACCGCCTGCGCACCTTCCCGAAGCTGCTGCGGGCCGCCGGCTACCAGACCGCGCACGTGGGCAAGTGGCACCTGGGCCAAGGCCCCGCGCATTGGCCGACCGGGTTCGACTACTGGACGGTGTTTCCCGGCCAGGGACGCTACCACGACCCCGAGATGGTGGAGATGACCGAACACAAGGTGATCCCCGGCTACGCCACCGACATCGTG
The sequence above is drawn from the Spirochaetaceae bacterium genome and encodes:
- a CDS encoding Fic family protein, producing the protein MARHLEEASLRAIEEVLRQHPDGRTASQIAGALTSAPPRRTLQYRLKSLVDSKRLIMDGKGRSARYHVPRMVDIAVHAVSGSPTVNIKVEAVTVLSEAGVEVREYVRQPPAARRPVGYDRAFLDSYRPNETFYFSPAERAHLHEVGRPVTAGQPAGTYARQILNRLLIDLSWNSSRLEGNTYSLLDTKRLLEIGEEAEGKQRLEAQMILNHKDAIEFLVDEAGRIGFDRHTILSLHALLADNLLADSRAAGRLRHIAVGIDGSVFYPLETPALIEECFGQVLATAAAIREPFEQALFVMVQLPYLQPFDDVNKRVSRLAANIPLIKANLVPLSFEDVPRDLYTEAILGVYELKRFELLRDVFIWAYGRSAARYAAVRQSLGEPDPFRLQHRSALREVIGTVIRERMNTKQASAWVAVWTHDHIEQQQRERFREVAERELLSLHEGNFARYRVRPSEFEAWQEVWTGS